In the Callospermophilus lateralis isolate mCalLat2 chromosome 7, mCalLat2.hap1, whole genome shotgun sequence genome, AGAAAAAGGAGGCCGACAATACCCTGCTCCCTCAGGGAATGACTTTCCAAATCCCAGTTGGCCTCTGGAGCTTCCCAAGACAGCCTCGGCTCTGAGACTTCTGTCTTGGGAGTCAGGGATCTGCTGTAGGAAGTCCAGTTAAAAACCTGAAGCCAGACAAAGCTCCCCCTTTCCTGCCATTCCTCTCATCTTGCTTgttcctctttctccttctctttctggaAGACTCCTCTGATGTCTTCCTGGGTTCCAGCCCACCCAATCCAGGGAGAGTTTTCTTGCCATAGCATTTCTCCAGCCAACTGCAGACAGTCCAAGTTGGCATTTGACAAGAGACCTTGACCCCAAGAACAATGAGGTGATGGGGGATATTCTAGCAAGGCCATGGCCCCAGCTTTGTCACCATGGATGTGGACTCAGCATTGAGACTGTGACCAGATGTGGGAATGTCTTCCTGCCAGGACCTGACAGGTTATTACCTTAAGAAATTATTGAAGGCATTAAATTCTCTTGTGGATAGTTACTTCACCTGAATAAAAATGTTAGAAATCGATGCGAGATGCAACACTGGATCTTATTGGTACTAAAATATGAAGGCAGACATTGGTTAGTGGCTGTCTCCTGGACCCACCTTGAGCTGTGCATTGATTCACTGATTCCTCCTCAATAAAACAGAACTTACCAAAGACCCCAGTTTTAGACAGAGACCATCCATGCTTTGGCCTACTCAGGGCAAAAGGATTACCACCATAGGCTTTTctcttttcacttctctctccctttttatttatttatttattcatttattcacttatttgtttatgGTGCTGGtgctcaaacccaggaccttgtatatgctaggcaaatgctctagcaCCGAGCTCCATCCCCAGGCCTTCATAGGCCCTTTATATAATTGACTACAGCATTCATAATGTTCCGGGAGCATGGGAAAGAGAAAAACATCTTATCAAATAAAACTAAGCATCCATGAAAGCCATCCTCCACGTGGTACCAGGTCACGCGGACACCCTGGTCTTCCAAGCGCCTCTTATACAGAAGGGAGTCATCCCGGAGCATGTCCAGCTCACAGCTCACCAGGAAGGCCTCAGGAAGCTGAGCGATGATCTGATCTTCTGCTATGAGGGCTGCGTTTTCTACATCCAAAATGTGTTTGGTTTCCAGATAGGCGGCCTCATTAAAAGGTGCAAGGGTCTCAGGTTGCTGGTCTTTGCTCCTGAACCTCTTGGGGAGGTTGTCAGAGCTGAGCCACTTCCTGTGCTTGTTCCAGAAATCACGGGGTATACAAGCCCCTTTCAACATGGCGTCTTTCCAGGAGAGGTCGATGGCCAGGTACGAACACACACATGTCATCATGAGTTGTAGAGAAAGGAATGGGACATTTTGGTTCTGCCGAAAGGAGGGTAACTGTAAATTGATGGCCTGTATAACGGGATAAACCAGGACCTGAGCCCGGATCTGGGGAAGATCTGTTCTGCCCAACAAGATCTGGGTGATTACGGCCACAGCCCCTCCTCCAATGCTCTctccacaggccaccaccctggaGGGGTCCACCCCGTAGGCTTCCAGGGTCTTCAGGAAGTGGATGGAGGCATTGAGGCAGTCTGTGAGGACCACAGGGTAATGGTGCTCGGGGGCCTTGCGGTACCTAAGGAGGAGAGGGACCAGAACACGCGGGTGAGCGTGGGTGACGCGGGTGTCACTGGAGGCTGCTCAAACAGGGTACCCACTGCCTGTCCCACTGTAGCTATTATCCTCAGGGTGACCCCAAAATAAAGATGGTGTAAGTCAGTCAACCTGAAGTTGTCCCGTGATAGAGAAGAGGGTGGGGGTCAAACAGCGGCCCTTATGGCAAGATCTGGGCCCCCTGCCGCGGGCACTGGCCCGGCGCCGTCCCCTGGACACTGACCCTCCCCTGGCTCCCTGGCTCCCACTAGGATGCCTCCTCACGCTGTGTCCTCCAGGCCCCTGGCTCGTGCTGTGGCCTCCTAGTGACCCGGCTCTCCTGCCCACAGCTTGTCCCTGCGCTGCCCGAGGTGGGTGTCTTCCCAGGCTTCTGCTCCAAGCGGTGCTGCGCCTGCGCCCGACCCCTGGAGTTGGGGCCTCGCTCTGGGCTGCACTCGTCCAGCTGCCCCCACCTTCCCAGCCTCGGAGAAGCCCCCACTGTCTCGCGACACTCACCCGACAGACAGCAGCACGGAGTCCGTCTCCTGGGCCAGGAAACTGCACACGTTGTGGTAACTGTCTGCAGGAAGACAGGCCCGGCGCCACCCATGAGGGACGGCCACCGCCACCCAGGCCGGGCAGTGGGCAGACCAGCTCTCTGTTCCGAGGCTGGCCTCCTCCGAGGCCTTGGCTGCGCCGCCTGGGCAAAGCCAGAAGCCTGCCCCACTCTCCTGAACGCCAGGGCTCCAGGACCTTGGGCTCACTCTATGCAACGTTAACTTTCCAgtgggggaaactgaggccaggaAGGCTTGGGGACCTGGAGTGGCAGAAGCCAGGACTAGGGAAGGGGTCAGGTGGGCCGCCCAGGGAAGAAGGATTTCATTATCTATGTTGAGCAGGGAATAAGTGGTGTGGGATGGGTCGTTTTTCCAGACATTGTCACCCATTTAGCAGGAGTTCAGCAGGGACAGAGGAAGACTCTGGGAATGGGGGGTAAATGTAGCAGGACCCCCCTGACAGGAGTTGACCTGGAGGTGACCTCTGCCTCCACATTCCACCAAGAGACTCAGCACCGTCtcccatagacacaggtacacatcACGTTCCCAAGGTCAGGCCTGTGCCCACAAGCTGCTCCAGAAATCAGCTGACTATTGTATGACCTGCCAGGGTCACCACCCCAGAAAGGGCCACGTGACCTGGGTACACAAGTGCACACCATGCATTGTCACACAGCACAGGGACCTTGTTTCCTAGGAAGGCCTGAACTCAATGCCTCTGCATCACGCTCCATGCCACCACCCTGTGTAATCAGCATCTGAAACGACCTACATGTCCATCCTCTTCTGCATCATCCTGCCCCTCCCCTGACGGATAGCCACAAGTCAAAGGCACAATCCCACTATGTCCTTTGTGCCTGGGAAGGATCTAacatacagtaggtgctcaataaatgtttgctgagctgTTCCTGATTTTACTTGGAAAAGGAAATTGTCCCTCAGCACATGCAGACAACTCAGGGTGTGGGGGGTCCAGGGCCCCTGATAGGGAACAGTTCTCTTGGACCAGAGAGACACCTTACTCCCAGTTACCTTCTGAATGAGAGCGAAAACCATGGCCAGGCCTCGGGTACAGAGGCACCACTGTTATTTCCACCAGCAGGTGGCAGTAAGTACTCCCTCCACTAAGGGAGGCTGTGCAAGGGGAGAAGGTTGTCCATGCATATGGACAAATGTTGACAGGCATCCGTCTTTTGTCCctgcatccatccatccacccatccattcatTCCTCCAGCCGTCCACCATCCATTTATTCCTTGGCAAACACATCATTAAATGCAACTATTCACCCATCCATCGAGCTATTTGTTCAAGAATTGATGCCTGCCTTTCTTCCTGCCTGCATGCCTTCCTGCCTGCCTTCAAAAAAGGAAAGCAATGGTCCAGGCACTGGCGAGCCTGCCAACCAGACAGCAGAGGTCTTCCGTGTCCTTTTGAGGTCCCAATTCTTAGTGGAGGCAGATACCAAGtaaatgagaaaacacaaggtcAACCAAGGTACATTCAGATTGTGACAAGTGCCAGGCATTTCACCAGGATGATGTCAGGGATGGAGGCAAGGTCTTGGGTAGCATCATTGAAAGTGCAGAGACAGTTTCTAAACCAGATGTTGGGGGTTACATCTGGAAAGGGCCATTTGATACACAACTGGAAGAACGATGGGACCCAGCCCATGTAAAGCTGGGGGGCAGGGACTTCcattgaggctgaggcagaaacaaGTGCACAccctgctgagagccattgccaagtaggaatgacacatggcaatttctttgttgcttagaggaaggactctccatattggacccaggtcatttgcagggacattgcatgtaaggtgaccttgctcaaggaccagggcggatccgggtttagggcgggtcAGGGTTTAggtctctccttgggtttagggtggttccaggtttaaggtgtaccctgctgggaatagggcgtatcctgctgcctcaggcgtgcccgctcctggagttcccgttgagttcttgcgggattcagagagtatttgggatttccccagaacgtgtttgtagagtgccggtgtgagtttgggaataaagaattgctgtttgaatctacaaggctgtgagtggctcgtgattttgtgcccagccagactgcggcatttggtggcctacACGTGGAatgtctgaaacttggaggtaagtgaaattgctcacccctgagggaaggcgagagaatggatgaccatttcaaaaaacaatgtgttcttgttttgatttgttttgtttttgtttcaagctgtctatccctagaaatttctcaggcaaactgggaaaaatggttggctcaaggtttgaagtttgtcggccccgaggaagagaaaattgatacagcgATTTTtcattccgtttttgtttcattcagtttcggttttgttttgtgttatcttattgggttgtgttatctttatagtagatttgaaattagtaaaaaacaaaccgaaaaggtgttaagtaaattgttagaggttcagaccatggagaaagacattttagatcaagcaaaagagaaggtctcttgagctagtcagacagaggaagaaaatttaaaggaaagggggttattaggaaaaaggccacaacaggaggctgtaacTAACTCAGttttatcaccagagggtgtaattcaACTAACAGCCCCACCTATGGAGATagttgagtggccctcaaaccccgtagttgataaatgggatcctgagacaggacctcaaagattagcatgccctgtacttgaacaggtaggagggcagcgaattcaccgtgctttagattttaaaacagtgaagcagttaaaggaggctgtaacaacctatggtccccaagctcccttcacggtaagcatggtcgagtccattactaacttggacatgacgccagcagattgggctaatatgtgtaaatctgtgctaaatggaggtcaatatttgttatggaaggttgccaatgaggaattttgcacggagacagctaggcgaaatgcagcagccggttaccctcaaagaaatctggatatgttgttaggaaaaggaccttatgagggtcaacggcaacaaattgaatatgatcctgctatatatgtacAAATTGcttcagacgcagttagggcatggaagactttacaaggacatggagatttacaaggtcaattatctaaggtaatacagggagctaatgaaccttacgctgactttgtagataggcttactcAAACAGCTGCCagaatttttggggatacagaacaagcaatgccattaataaaacaactggcttatgaccaagcaaatcattgctgcagagaggttattagaccatggagacatgaagatttaaacacatatattaaattatgtagaaacattaatgaacaagggcaagtcttggcagctgcagtacaacaggctttagttgccagggcaaaaacatgctacaattgtgagcaaataggacattttaaaaggaattgccccataggaggagggtttaacaaaactaggtatcaaaggggtagaataccgggtatttgctcacgatgccatagagggagacattgggctaatgaatgccattctcaaaccaccatagagggtactcccttatcaaaaaatggacaaggaccaggtatttacccacgatatcatggagaaaggcatcaggctccattgccaaaaaaacgGACTGCCAAaaacccaatgctccggggcccacaatcacaaatatacggggcagtggaggaatccagcaacaccatcagggtagtgcccaggacacattgtccattaaatccctcatcagacaaaccagaggaagtgcaggattggacatctgcgcctctgccagagcagtactaactccagagatgggagttcaaatcattcccacaggagtaaaaggacctcttccccaaggaacagtaggcttattattgggacgtagttcatctacactaaaaggacttatgataagtcctggggtaattgatcccaattatgtaggttaaataaaaattatagctagttctccaagaggtatatcagtaatttcacctggagatagaatagcacagttattaataatacccagcctgcataATGAATTTTCTAGtcatagtgtagaaagaggttccagggtattaggctccacaggtgtagattgggctatgctgtctttaaatttagattctcgcccaatgctaaaactaaatattcaaggacatgagtttaatgggctactggacacaggtgctgaccttagcatcatctctcatcaagaatggccaaaacattggccattacaacaagcaacTCAAACatttcaaggcctaggagtggcgactaatccccatagaagtgaaatgatattagattggaaggatcctgaaggatgtgaaggaactatacagccatatgtattggatcatcttcctataaatttatggggacgagatgtcctagatcaattaggtttgacgttaacaaataacatcaatcctaatgcgcccactactagggctagacaaggttttaggaaagaaaaaagattaggagaacaagaacaaggtataacagcaccaatacaaatagatcaaggaataaacagacatgggttggattttcagaaagggccactgagacaatcaaaattacttggaaatcagaaagaccagtgtgggttcctcagtggcccctgactaaagaaaagatacaagtagcccatgatctggtcaaacaacaattagtggagggacatatacaaccttccatatctccccataatactcccatttttgtcttcaaaaagaaatctggtaaagggagattattgcaagatttaagagccattaataaagagatggttattatgggacctgctcaatcagggattccccaattgtctgctttgccaaaaacctggcatgttttagctatagatattaaagactggtttttttcaattccaattcatcccgaggatagtccacgttttgcgtttactatccctgcactgaatcatgaaggtcctgatcagagatatgaatggaaagtactccctcaagggatggctaacagcccaactatgtgtcaaatctatgttaacaaagcaatccagccacttagaaatcaaaatcctgaactacaaatatttcactatatggatgatgtattattagcacataaagataaaaacatattgctggaatgttatgccacacttacaaacttattaaaaaattataatctagagatagcaatagataaagtacaattaaattttccaattaattatttaggagttctattatcctcaaccatggtctgtccacctaaaattcaaatatgagtagatcaactcaaatcacttaacgactttcaaaagttattgggagacataaattggataaggccttatctaggcataccaacaggagagttgggacctttatttgatattctaaaaggtccatcagatccaaattcaccccgcatgttaactcctaaagcaagaaaggcattaaaaattattgaaacatatttggaaaatatacatttgggtagaattgatataagtttgcctttattatttattgtactaccaacaaaaagtattcctacaggagtattttggcaagaaggtccattattgtggatacatttatcttattctcctaacactattcttactaggtatcctgaggctgtaggacaattaatactcaaaggaataaaagcagcaaagggagtgtttggaatttctcccaataaaattattactccatacactatggatcaaattgatgagttagctaatgagttaaatacttgggcaataatcatgtgcaaatctaatgtttcatttgataatcacttaccatctaatcctttgttgtctttttggtctaagcatcctgtagtttttccaaaaatgacaagaaaaacacctatcatgaattctccaaatatattcactgatgggtcaaataatggtacagcagcagtagttacccctgatcaaacttttacatttttagtacccaaacaatcagctcaaaaggtagaacttaatgcagtattacaagcttttatgatgtttaaagattctgtatttaatttattttctgatagtcagtatgtagttaatgctatagtatcccttgaagatgctggtaggatttccccttcttctactgttttctctttgttttccactatacaaagtctaatctgggacataaaagatccattctttataggacatatcagggcacatacaggtttgcctggagcccttagtttgggcaatgatttagcagataaaactacacatgacatacatattttctctacactagaagaagctacaaattttcataaaaagttccatgtcaatgctaatactttacaaaagcgttttgaaataactaaggaacaagccagacatataataaaacaatgtcaaaattgtatgacctttttaccacaagttaatcttggagtcaatcctagaggactgatacctaaccatatttggcagatggacgtcacacacttgccagaatttggaaaattaaaatatttacatgttacagttgatacttcttccggatttttgatgggctcccttcatgccggagaaaaaactaaagaagttatagctcattgcttacaaaattttgccactgtgggcgttcctaaacagttaaaaacagataatggtcctggctatacctctacctcttttaaacaattttgctcatcatttggtattactcatataacaggaatcccatacaatccacagggacaaggcatagttgaaagagctcatcaaactattaaaacgtacgtattaaagcaaaaagagggaattggaaaggggtatatatcccccaaagataaacttaaaataacgctttttactctaaactttttaaatttggattcatcaggacttagtgctgtggaaagacatatgtatccaaaaaatgtacataagcctaaggtactttggaaagatattctaacaggacaatggaaaggttctgacccagtgattgtctggagttggggttctgtttgtgtttttccacagggagaacagcagccgatttggattccagagagattaactaaagcaatttctacagaccaaaaagaagatgatttgactcaaattcataacagctgatatctagagctccagcttggctattcttacatctgcgacagtgattaaccaggatacttttttcaatatctattttattattgccttttcccacatcatgaagttctattttattttttgagctcatacagacctaggttaatgtttttctgatcagttttattttttgactgtggagtttttaaacattgcaatggagatttcacctaggtaaagctacaaggcctttactattgtcttatgtgttgtacgtttgtgtgcacatttgtgttttgtgttgtatgtctgtgtgtgcatatgtccatatatgaggagcgctcatgaaaaaatggatccaaattattattatttttttattcacgtgatttaaatagtttaatttaaattaggtaaacagctgttaaggattgatttaaaggaggttaacagatctgtttgtttactttcacctttccttttcattatatttaataatttttttcaggataatgtctctttagcatcattaccagaattcctatcttcatcccagtgccggtgaagacaaagataaaaccaaactacagcttctatgatagctatcacagtaaactgtataaactgatgcatcaatgaatataactcaacaagtaatgctcaatcaaggagtcaacttactttgggaggaaacggactttgggaggaaacggacatattgatagattcctccgctttgaactgcttgcagaacttgcctggacattgTGAACTGTTGtttggtgcagcaaattgtggtagtgctggcatatctttgctgatggtgtcaccagtgatgcaatttttcctaaggagccgtcaattggcttggtgtcgtggcatttctgtatcctcctcccttctgctagtgatggtctaaaatttgggggtcaACAGAGGTgaagcaaagaacctcaccccccccacactggcaccaaggccaaatttgggggccaacagaggtgaggcaagaacctcacccccctactggtgcataggcctatccacaagcatggctatatgctggaccggtagtcagtgacgggtatgatccagttgcagtggtatcaacctaagacaggaggctgacgcctagaggtcagtttttcccatgacgggtaagagccatatgttgaattggacaacctaccaggcacggtccttaagccacattgcttgttgtttaattaatcagaaggggggagatgctgagagccattgccaagtaggaatgacacatggcaatttctttgtcagcctacccaatgttgcttagaggaaggactctccatattggacccaggtcatttgcagggacattgcatgtaaggtgaccttgctcaaggaccagggtggatccgggtttagggctctccttgggtttagggtggttccaggttgaaggtgtaccctgctgggaatagggcatatcctgctgcctcaggcgtgcccgctcctggagttctcgcaggattcagagagtatttgggatttccccagaacgtgtttgtagagtgccggtgtgagctcaggaataaagaattgctgtttgaatctacaaggctgtgagtggctcgtgattttgtgcccagccagactgcggcacacccCATGCTGTGACTGCCCTGCTGAGACGGCACTGCCCCCACCCGTCCGGGGACTATTGCATCATAGACACATTGGTCACGGAGGCAGAGTCCCCATCCACTGAGCTGAGCCGCAGGCCCTCCCTCTGGGCTCCCCAGGACACTCTCCAGCCTCTGACTCCGTAGACTCACTCCCCGGAGGCTCTCCCAGAAGCCCCTTCTGCGAGCAGCCAGACCCCCCTCGCCTCCCTCCCCTGGGAAGCGGCTTACCCAGGCTGCCGAATATGGAGCCCCCTCCGTGGTAGAAGAGGATGCCGCGCCGGGGGCTGGAGGAGGCGGCCTTGGGCCGGAACAGCCTCACAGGGATTGTCCCAAAACGCAGGTCTGTCACCACCACTTCACGGTTATTCTTTATGGTCAGTCTGTCATGCAGGAAGCAGACAAACCTGGGCATGGAGCAAATCCCCAGCTTCTCAAGTACGTAGCCCTGTAGGGGAGTGAAGGAGAGAGCAGTCGGCTGTTTGCGGGACTTCTCTGCTCCTGTCCCCAGATGGTGTTGCCCCTGCCACTGCCGGGCTCAGCTGAGGACTCTGCACCAAGTCCCCATGACACAAATTCCCCAGTGGCCTGGTGGCCTCCAGTCTGGCTCAAGGTAATGCCCTGCAAGGCCCTACAGGGTTCCCCACCCACAGCCCCTGAAGccatctccctctctcctctgctCACCCTGTCCCAGCCACAAAAGGCTCCTGGCCCTTCCCAAGCACCCATGACCCTGGATCACTCAGTCCTCAAGAAGCTCAAGCTGTCCGGGGTCCCCTCCCAGCAAGACAGCGCCCCCCACCCTGCCTCCCAGGCCGACATTTGCAGAGCCCTCCTGCCTGCCTTCCCATAGCacctccctccagggcactgcctGGCCTGAGGGGTGCGGAGGGCATTGAGGACCATCCATGCCCTCTCCCTGCAAGGGAGGCTCAGAGACACCTAGTGCTTTGCCTTCCCCTTGCGGTTCTTGTCCTTGGCCTCTGCCTTTGTTCTCAGATCCTGGAACAGCACCTGGGGAGGACGGGCTCCCTGCCTCCTGGGGCTCTGTGCATCCTTCACCTGCTCTACCTCCATGCTGGGGGACAGGGAGGACTCCACACAGCACAGTCCTGGCCCAGAGGATGGGCCTCTGTGGTCCCACTGCTAAGTACTGGAAAGAGGGCCGGGTTTTGTCCCCTCCTTTCCTCAGCCTCGCCCCTCAGGGGGGCTGAGGAACCTCAGCCTCCATGTGGATCTTTTCCAGACCCCTGTGTCTGCCCCAGACCCTGCAC is a window encoding:
- the LOC143405027 gene encoding arylacetamide deacetylase-like 4, with amino-acid sequence MVPLLETLLVAVSILSLGVSLWILREPLLAFNIPPAIRHPVRFWILHCLMQLTFTWGYVLEKLGICSMPRFVCFLHDRLTIKNNREVVVTDLRFGTIPVRLFRPKAASSSPRRGILFYHGGGSIFGSLDSYHNVCSFLAQETDSVLLSVGYRKAPEHHYPVVLTDCLNASIHFLKTLEAYGVDPSRVVACGESIGGGAVAVITQILLGRTDLPQIRAQVLVYPVIQAINLQLPSFRQNQNVPFLSLQLMMTCVCSYLAIDLSWKDAMLKGACIPRDFWNKHRKWLSSDNLPKRFRSKDQQPETLAPFNEAAYLETKHILDVENAALIAEDQIIAQLPEAFLVSCELDMLRDDSLLYKRRLEDQGVRVTWYHVEDGFHGCLVLFDKMFFSFPCSRNIMNAVVNYIKGL